A genomic stretch from Desulfolutivibrio sulfodismutans DSM 3696 includes:
- a CDS encoding ABC transporter ATP-binding protein, which yields MEIDLSVKKCVKSFGSFLAVDNVTFDVPQGSFFSILGPSGCGKTTLLRMVAGFEEPTSGAIMIRGKDMRGVLPNRRPANLVFQHLALFPMMTVAENIAFGLRRRKVAAPEIARRTEDILERVGLPGYGVKRVDQLSGGQKQRVAIARCLVLEPLVLLLDEPLGALDLKLREQMKVELKKLQAKVGTTFVYITHDQSEALVMSDVVAVMNKGRFEQMGSPQELYRAPQSPFVARFVGENNIWAGRVEKSSGDEVAIKTDEGFVFSAKSHSPLTIGDRADLFLRPEAMRIEPREPAGLNTFTVAVRAILFDGAASRLLTATDSGHELMVALPQNRRFDHIVPGQTIAVGWHPESGVCFPATTSAAAAAAGEA from the coding sequence TTCGACGTCCCGCAAGGGTCGTTTTTCTCCATCCTCGGCCCCTCGGGCTGCGGCAAGACCACGCTCCTTCGCATGGTGGCCGGGTTCGAGGAACCCACCTCCGGCGCCATCATGATCCGGGGCAAGGACATGCGCGGGGTGTTGCCCAACCGCCGTCCGGCCAATCTGGTGTTCCAGCACCTGGCCCTTTTTCCCATGATGACCGTGGCCGAAAACATCGCCTTTGGCCTTCGGCGTCGCAAGGTGGCGGCCCCGGAGATAGCCCGGCGCACCGAGGACATCCTGGAGCGCGTGGGGCTGCCCGGCTACGGCGTCAAGCGCGTGGATCAGCTCTCCGGCGGCCAGAAGCAGCGGGTGGCCATCGCCCGGTGTCTGGTCCTGGAGCCCCTGGTGCTGCTTTTGGACGAGCCCCTGGGGGCGCTTGACCTGAAGCTGCGCGAGCAGATGAAGGTCGAACTGAAAAAGCTCCAGGCCAAGGTGGGCACCACCTTCGTCTACATCACCCACGACCAGTCCGAGGCCCTGGTCATGTCCGACGTGGTGGCGGTCATGAACAAAGGCCGCTTTGAGCAGATGGGCAGCCCCCAGGAGCTGTACCGCGCCCCGCAGTCGCCCTTCGTGGCCCGGTTCGTGGGCGAAAACAACATCTGGGCGGGCCGGGTGGAAAAGAGCAGCGGCGACGAGGTCGCCATCAAGACCGACGAGGGCTTCGTTTTTTCGGCCAAAAGCCATTCCCCGCTCACCATAGGCGACCGGGCCGACCTGTTTTTGCGCCCCGAGGCCATGCGCATCGAACCCCGGGAACCCGCCGGGCTCAACACCTTCACCGTCGCCGTGCGGGCCATCCTCTTCGATGGGGCCGCCAGCCGCCTGCTCACGGCCACGGACAGCGGCCACGAACTCATGGTGGCCCTGCCCCAGAACCGCCGCTTCGACCACATCGTTCCCGGACAGACCATCGCCGTGGGCTGGCATCCCGAATCCGGCGTCTGCTTCCCGGCCACGACATCCGCCGCAGCGGCGGCCGCGGGGGAGGCATAG